The Populus nigra chromosome 4, ddPopNigr1.1, whole genome shotgun sequence genome contains the following window.
AACAAGCTTAGCCCAAGTTAGACACAATCGGCCACGAGGTACCACCTGCACCGCAATTGTATAGGCAGTCTCAAGCTAATTACAAGGCTCACCCACCTTATCTACAACCATCTCAACTAGTACTTTTGCAGTTTAGTGCTCCATAGACTGCCTTTAAACTAGGCAATCTCGATCTTTAGATGCCTCAAGGACCTGTTGTCAACCAGCAAGCAACGAGAAAAATTGATAGGGTTGAATTAACCCAACACTTAAGGAAAATAAGGCTTAATGTTGGACTTATAGCCAGATGCAAAATAATCATTCATATCCTGAAGTGATTGGCATATTAAATCCAATTCTCAAAGAATGAAGATAGCTAACTTCAAATAGTTTTCTAAGGAGAACTACCAGTCAAGAAGGAAACACATCACCAAGTTTATTGTAATTGTGATGACAGTGTTGCTAATGCCTTTTTGAAACTAAGTTTATTTGGTTCATCAGTGACCAAGACTGTCTTTCACAGGTTTTCCACACTGCCACCCAACTCCATCAATAGCTAGGAAGAAATGGAGGCTCATTTTCATAAGCATTTTTATAGAACCAAAAGTAACATTGGCTAACTTGGATAATCCAAGACCAAGGGGGAGTTTATAAAAAACCATGTCCTTCGTTTCAGGATTCTAAATATAAAGTACCCTATAACCATAATAGAACAAAAGTGCAAAAAGTTAATTATGGAAAGGATGCAATGAAGCATACGAAAACGATTTGTAGAGACCAAGTACTAAAATATTTACACCCTTATAGATGATGTtgttcgattaaaaaaaaatgttgtcaaCCAAGCAAAAAAGAAGACACTTAGAGAAATGTACCTAGTTGGCTACTTAAATGAGGTCGCAATGACACATTCAAGCTTTGAGGAAGAGTTTGAAGAAATTTAGTAGAAACAAATATTGGTCACAgaattcaaagatgaaaaatcaTTTGAGATTGTTGCAGTAAAAAGGCCGAAAAAGACTAACAAACCTACTagtaaagaaacaaaagtaaccataaaataaaataaaaatactcattTGACATCAAGAGGGCCCAAGAGATATTCAACTAATTGATGGAGGAAAAATCAAACTTCTGAGCAATCACACAATCTCCGTTATTGAGCAAACAAAGGGGAAAATAAACTGTAAGTGGCATGACTCATGAGTAAATTATACTAACAGTTGTGTCATCTTTACGAATCATATCGACAAGGCATTAAAAGTTGGTAGCATTcactttttgaaaaagaaaatgaatcgAGGCGAGTCCCCGgtgccttttatttttccaagcAAGGCAATTTAACTAGGCGTTGCATATAAGCAAGAGGTGTATCGATCATATTAAAGCCAAAGAATTGACAAATTAAGAGAGAACCAACTTGGGCAAGTACTTATTGTCAGTGTTGTCAAGAGGTGCTCCAAGCAAGACAAGGTGAGACCCcaatgccttttatttttccaagcAAGGCAATTTAACAAGGCATTGCATAGGCGCTCGCTTGGAATGCAAGCACCAGGTACTAAAGCAAGCACTcgttgaaatttttatttttttttctattttgttaattaatgtgTTTTGACATATTTGCCCGTATTCTTTctatccaccaccaccaccaaaaataatttaagggtATAGTTGTAAAAGTAAAGAGTAcggtttaaaaagaaaaaagaatcatcAAAATGGAGCTGCAAGCACATTTAAAGAGAGCATTGTGGGTCAGTGGCAGCCAAGgtttttcaaaaatgaaaaacattgaaGAATCAGGTACATCTTTATTAAGAAGTATAGGAGGAGCATCAAATTCTAGTTCTGGATATGAAGTGGGATCAAGTTCTAATTCTAAAGAAGTGCCTTATGATTTAAGTGATGATTCAGATGATAATCTTGAAATGGAGGATATGGGAGACTTGAGTGAAGGAGATGAAAGTGCAAATGATGATGTTGTGCTGGaagattgatgatgatgatgatgatgatgatgatatttaagTTTAACTATTTTAATCTACTTGCTCTTTTAAATTgccttattttgtttttaaaggtgAATAGTATAACTTTTTAATGACTGttgaaatattttaagtttCCCATTGATTTTCTAGtcttagtttttaaaatatatatttgtgatttatatattatactattatgcataaattttatttgaatttacaaCTTAGTGCCTTGTTTTATCCAGGTGTGCGCTTGAAGTTTTAGACATTTGACAGACTTGACGCCTTAGGGTGCCTTTCACTTTTGACAACACTGCTCACTGCAACAAGGAATGCCATGGATTTGTCACTTCTTACCATGGCTAGGAAGGCTTCCACATAgcatcaaaaaaagaagctatgGAATTGAGTATTCATCAACCTCTCTCCAATACAGATCAATCGAGGGTCCAGGGTTGTCTGTGTATCACTAAACTCGTGGAATAGGTTACAGCCCATAATTGCACCCACCATGAAAGGATGTTGCTCGCTCTTGCCTTGGCATTCCTCTAAGGCCTTGTAAATTTGGCTAAGGACAAAAGGCCCTAAATCATGGTGCAACCTTCTACTAAGGCAACAATATCTTCAAGATGCCTTTGAAGGCTTCTTGGACCTGGAGTAGATTAGTAATCTACATACCTAGTATAGCAAGAAAGCAACATGCTCACACTGAATTGCAAggttcctttctttcttctcttgtttTAAACAAGCATCATACACAAGAGTAGCAACTAATTGGTCTTCAAATTGACTAGTTAGCACTTGTTAAAAGACACATAATTCTTCACCCTCTATCCAGAGGTCTCTTATCATGGAAAATCAAAGAGGATTACAGTCTACATCCCATACCTAAAGTTGAAGACGTTACCAAACTTCGACCAAAAAGAGTACACAACCAACAtcactttgttttgtttgatggtGATCCTATAAAATTGAATGGCATTGAGAATCCTTTGACATTTCCACTTATCACCAAGGTGTTGTTCAATTCAGTTATAGTCAATTGGTATAGTCAAGTTTCCACTTATCACCAAGGTGATGTTCAATTTAGTTAAAGTCAATTGATATGATCAGAAGAGGCTATGTTAGGCCATGTTGCAATTTATTTCTTCCAAACATCAAGGATGACATgatcatcttgaaatttttctcttttgatgTCTGATGGAAAGAGAAGCCCTTTCAAAACCAATTTCTTTTTGGTAGCCCTTTGCATTCCCCAATCATACCCTCTAGGGATGCAAAGGGCCTTACTAGATTTTGAAGGACAATTTCTTTTTGGTAAGGCCCTTTGCATTCACCATGTTGCAATTAACATTGGGGATGCAGTGACATTTTGAAAACAAGTAATTAGAGAAGGTTTTAAAGGAGAAGTGTTGTTGGCCATGactttttgaagaagaaaacttaGGTTTTGGGGAAACTTTAGTTTTTGTAGAAAAATAGTAATGATTTTGGGAAGAATATGAAGAGCTGAATATAAATTGATAGAGAATTAGAACGACAATTCTTATAGCTCTTAAAGTATCACACGAAGGCAAAACAACGCTTCATTTTgaaattgcttacttgattgaCATGTTAGAAAGTGAAAcataatcaatattttaaagtaGTGCTTCATTTGCCACATCAGTGATGGTCAtttatcaatcaatttaaagAGGCATGTCGACATTACttcattttttctaaataaaagtAATACAGGAGCAttgcttatataaaaaataaacaaccacGTGTTGTTTGATCAAGAGCAGTAGTTGTTCACTTTGTGTTTTTGAGCAAACCAAAGAAGATAGGATTTAAGTTACTGAACGACGAACAAGTCCTATTCATTACAAGAGTCTTTAGCAGTTGACTAGCAAATGTTGTAGTATAATTAGAGTTGTAATACATAAAACTTCTAGGAGAAGACGCACAAATAAAATGTATAAATTGTGTGCTAGGATTCAAGATGTAAAATCCTTAATTATCATAGACAGTTTGTATAGGACTAGGATTTATAGTTTATGAGAAACtcaatttctttataaaatttctgcaagttctcactttttttttacttaatgtaATTTACAGTTTTCCTCTatatctttcttttatctttattgCTTTACTTTTTACTTGATTTATAGATTTCTTGGCATTGTGCACCTTCACCTCTTAACCTGTTAAACTCAGTTAAGAATTTCAAACTTCGTTTGATTTGCAAGGTTGTTACTTGTCTCTGCTCAAGTTTAAGTTTCTAAGTGTAGTTTCTCCTTGTTGAAAGGAATGAACAAATAACGGGCACCATATTGAATGAACAATCCATCAATTGATGGACTATAACATGAtaagattttttgaaaaataaaataaggaaataaGTATGAAATATATGCAAGTCTCATTTTGGGAATCACAAAAAAACTCCAAGTGAACCTACCAAAtagattttcatattattagatTGATAGCATACTTACTTGcgtgtctttttcttttccatgtaaCGCTTTACCGCATCACTTCGGTTAGCTGAAGGTAAAGGACTCTCAGGGCATGGGGGACACCATGAAGGCTCTCCCATGAGAAGCATTGAAGATGCTCCACAGTCTTGATAATCTCCAGCATTACTCTCTCCAGTAAGGCCAGAAAATGATAGGCTGGAATGGCCTTGCCTTGCCGTAAAACAAAGGATTGGTTCAGTCTTAGTACTAATCATAGAACCAGGAGATGGTGCGTTGCTGCATGTTGGCTGTATTGTGTTGACCAGTCCAACTGATGACCCCTGGAGAAATCAACATTTAACTatgaatgaaataaataaaaaatgtctaaTGCTAAAAGTGTTTATAAAAGACAAGTGACCATAGGCAGGTAGATTTAAAATTGTAGTAGCCATGCACATTATCATGCAATCGAAGGTAGGTAGAAAATGCCTCGGAGACAAAGAGAACATGTATGAGAATTGGGAATCAGGACCAACTGCTAGGTAGGTACAGTACCATGAGGGTCAATTAATCCTGAAATGCATGCACTGATTTATTGTTCAACAAAATTCGTTGTTGACAACTAAAATGATGCCATACAAGTTGATGGCAGTTTTTAACCCCATGGCAGAGCATTTTCCTACTTCCATTCCAAAATCAACTAGCCAATGTTGTTTGATAATTACTTCAATCTGGTTCCAAGATCAGTAAAATCAGGAATTAAGATTGTTTCAGCTTAACGATGAACATTTCTTCTGCAGCACATGTGAACACATTGCCCTTATCAGAACATTTACTTCCCTTTTCCCTTTAGGCAAGAATCCATAAAACACAAGGTGAGATATAGTGAGAAATCAATTCATGAAATATATATCAACAATAAAAGTATTCTTTTCAATCACGTCAGAGGGAAGTATTTAAACTATATAAATCCCCCATCCCCACccaaaaagaagggaaaaaaaaacctataaatggAAAGGAAATTGACCGAAGAGAACTGCTGCAACTTAAAACTGTTCAATATTATCTTTTTCCAGTGACTAAtttgacatattaaaaaattaaacaaaaaagacatGGTAACCCCGAAGTATacatttattttcaattgttACAACAAggaataaacaaatcaaaagacaaAGATACATGCacagaaaaagataaaaatataagaagagaACCTCAGCTGCAACTGCACCCTGACAATTGGAATCAACAATGGGCATGTCCTTTGTCCCAAATAAGCTATCAATGCCACCATTCTCAAAAAGCTCTTCTGAATTATTGAGGGTAACACCAAATAGTTCTTCATAGTTTTCAAGATTCAAATCCATTTCAGCCATATTGAAGTCCTCATAAAGATCAGCATCTTCATAGCGTGCAGGACACTTAGTCCCAGGACAGTATAACTGCAGATGGATAGAGTGAAATTTGCAAAAGGTCCTTaagaaacagaaaataaaaatttcacatATCCAAAAAGCAAAGGtaacaactctctctctctatctctatgATCACGCATGTGTGTTTATTTCAGTTTGCTAACTTGAAAAGATGAAATGAAGTTAGGCTTTGACTGACTATGAGCTTAGATGGATGTAAGAAAGCTCAAAGACCAGACATTCCAAGTGCATCATTACCATGCATGTAGAAGGCAAACACTATCACAAAATTAGTTCTGAGGTTAAAAGAACCTTTGAATGATCGAGAATACTACAACAATATAACCTGTTAAAATTTctaaacagaaaaatcatatcATTAAAAAGAGGGATGAGATTCCCAACTACATACATTTTCTCAGAAAGAATAGGCTTTATTtagcaatttaaattttaaaagccaGACTGTCAAAGGTTAAGCATACTGCATAGACAAAAGATTGGACACGATAACAACGATTTTCTTATGAGgaagtttaaatttataacattCTTCATACCCAGAAATCTAAAATGTGAAAACGATTAAAGGGGACCTAAAATGTGAAGATGACTGAGAAAAGTAATTTTACTTTCCTGCAAGCCAAAATTTAGATCACCATGTTGCTTATTAGATTGTTCATGCAACCAAATGACAGACACCTACATCCCTACAGAATAATTTAATTACACCTACAAGACGGTAAATATATAGAAGTACCACATACCTTTGGCAAAGATGAATTTGGAGATCTGGTTGGCTGGTCTAAATTGTTTGGCACAGAGCTTGATTCAGGTACTGAAGAAGCCTCATGCCAAACACCTGATTTAGCTATTTCACACCTGTCATTAACCCCAGCAATTCCAGATGCACTATGGCAAATAGTATTCTCTGTCGGACCCCAGGTGTTTTTGGTGCTATTTTCAGCAATGCTCATTAAACCCAACTCCTGCTCACAAGTAGATCCACCCCCAGAAGGGAAGTCTAAAATGAATGGCCATTTTGAAGAAAGCTCAGAAACTGATGGACAGCCAAAGTAACAATTGATCGTTTGCCTTTTACGTGTGGAAGCTGATGTTGAGGAGCCATAGCCCATCCAATCACAATTCTGACAAAGAGAGATTCTTTCTTCCACGTGTCTAACTAATGCAGGTTGTGAATTGCATCTTTCACATAAGAGGGTCCGTGAGTGACGCTTGGACAAGGCATTAGCAGAATGAACAATTTGATCGCATGATAAGCATAAGCATGCAGCATCTGACCGGCAATAAACCATGGACCTTTGCTCCccacaaaaatcacaaatataaCCCATGATTCAACTCACTATTGACTCAAACCAAACTTCACCAATACTGAAACCTCTAACTGCACTAATTTGCAGCTAAAAGAAGCTACCTTCTTTAGTACACCACAGTTCCACAAACGGATTTTACAGTTTTCGGATTTTAAAACAACCTTCAAGCATTACCTAATATgaaaaaatgttattatttatgCTAACAAAGATGAATTACAAGAAATCAGATGAGAGGTATGCATTTCAATGAGATAACTGGATTGTCACTCTACAATCAAGACTAGATGGGCAAGcttcatttattttagataataattTCTACACAATATGAAAGtgaaaaacaagagagaaaaggCCAGTTCTAGAACAAATTAAGCTTCACAAACAACCAAAAGAGGGGGCGGAAAAAGACAACTGCAAATGTTTAACTCCATTAAACAAACAGAAAGAGCATGATCTATCCAGGGAAATCAAAGGCTTTGATTATGAACACTGCATGAAGCAATgcaagttaagaaaaaataaagaaaacagaaatcttTGATGAAAATTAACTACTTTTCCAAGCCCTGACCTtttctttcaaagaaaaaaaaaactgtgtgAAAAACAGAACCAAATCCAGTAAAGCAACAAAGCATACCTTTTCGTGTCAGAACTGTTTActactttaaaaaagaaaatcaactgaTTCCACTTGATGTTTTGCATGGAAACAGGAATTAAATCCAATAATGGAATTCAACccaaaaatacacaaaaaaattaaaaatcagccAGCATCCAAAAATAGTAAGTACCAAAACACAGAATCAAATAACCTGGTGATAAAAATGGAAAGGAATTGGTAATAAACAAGCTCACAAACAAAAAATCCATTTCTTACCTTCTCAACAAACAAACAGAATTAACGATGGAAAAGATCCAGAAAAGCAACCGGATAAGAGAGTAAAGAAAACAGAATTATTACCCGAATGAACAAGAAGATCGGTCAAAGAGCTGTAATTCATGcaacaaaaatattgaaaatatttacaAAGCTGAAGAAACCCTACAAAGATAAGAGCCCTCTTAAAGCCCACTCTCTACTTATATATACATTTATTCTTGAggaaggaataaaaaaacccaaaagaacAAAGCAAAGCTTATAGAAGTGGTGGTGCAAGAAAGAAACGATGGGGGAGGGAGagggtgggtgggtgggtgcGTGGGTTATGATCGCCCATGTGTGTGCTtcgctataaaaaaaaaattgcaaaagagGAGAGATACATCAGCGTACGAAAAAGGATCCAAGTTGTGGGTGGGGAATAGTAAAAGTGGGacccttccttccttccttcttctttttctttggtcCCATCCTATAAAATATATTGCCTTTTCCATTGACTACTCTTTTACATCCTATAAAATATATTGCCTTTTCCAATAACTACTCTTTTACAGGCTCCTTGCTATTTGGTCACGGGATAGCAGTGCAAGTTcacggaggaggaggaggaggtggaggaggtggaggaggatTCCTAATTCCGCGTCGCGCTCTTGGAAGCGTCCTAacctttttgtttgcttttattttcaccaaaacaaaaaccatttttttatgtgttttcatCCCACGAGGTTAACATGATTATAAAcctctattaaataaaatatatagtatataaaaacaaaagtctttttatatacattatataaattattacaaatatattatttgtatatattaattagGGTACGAAAGTTCACCAATTATAGCAGGTTTTCAAAACACATACacaccataaaaataataaatttaaaatatttttgagatttttaatgATCTCGTTAGACAGATTTATTGGTTTCTTAAAACATATACACGTagagaaaatgataaatttaaatttttttaagagttccaggaattttattaaacaaatctAAAGTTGTTTAAGGTTTATGCGAGAGGATTACCTAAAGATCTGAACTTTTTTCGGCTTTGAATATATACTTCAAAGCTGAATTGTCGCAAACCACAAGTCGTTCAATTGTCCGGCCTCTAACAGTAATCCAAATGAACTACTAGTGAGAAATCTCCTCAGCCTTTTTAAGACAGAGAGATTTATATACCTTAGAGTACtaactattttcttttatgttttaggtATTTCAACACTGTACTTTACTCACCTTTATCACCATCCACAAGGAATAAGaggcataatattttatttatagagaaacctgaaaaccctataaatagcaAAGTATCAATTTgtcccttaaataatatcaatttgttTATGTTTAACAACCGATACTTTgacatcaattcaaaatattaattatatgtgtttgaCTACTAATTGGATTGATGAAGGTTATAACTTGaataaaagaattctaaacTTTTATCAAGTTTCTAATCATTAAAATGAAACAATTGGTCAAGCGATTGAAAGTTGTTTGTTGGAATAGGGAATTGATAACATTTTAACAGTTACAATAGATAATGcaagttcaaataatttaacaataaaatatctGAAGAGAGTAACAAATGGTTAGGCAATTAATATAATGTCAAATGATTTCATGCATGTTAGATGTTATGCATATATTGTTAATCTTATTGTATGTGCAGGATTGAAAGATATTGATGATTTAGTGGTTAAGATTCATAGTGAAGTAAGGTTTGTTAGATCTTTCTCTTTCTAGACAAC
Protein-coding sequences here:
- the LOC133692021 gene encoding zinc finger protein CONSTANS-LIKE 9-like; translation: MGYICDFCGEQRSMVYCRSDAACLCLSCDQIVHSANALSKRHSRTLLCERCNSQPALVRHVEERISLCQNCDWMGYGSSTSASTRKRQTINCYFGCPSVSELSSKWPFILDFPSGGGSTCEQELGLMSIAENSTKNTWGPTENTICHSASGIAGVNDRCEIAKSGVWHEASSVPESSSVPNNLDQPTRSPNSSLPKLYCPGTKCPARYEDADLYEDFNMAEMDLNLENYEELFGVTLNNSEELFENGGIDSLFGTKDMPIVDSNCQGAVAAEGSSVGLVNTIQPTCSNAPSPGSMISTKTEPILCFTARQGHSSLSFSGLTGESNAGDYQDCGASSMLLMGEPSWCPPCPESPLPSANRSDAVKRYMEKKKTRKFEKKVRYASRKARADVRRRVKGRFVKAGDAYDYDPLSQTRSF